The Mercurialis annua linkage group LG7, ddMerAnnu1.2, whole genome shotgun sequence genome includes the window tattattagtaGTTAATTGATGgatgaaaaataaagttttatcAATTGAATTTGATTAGTATTTATTCTACTTTCTAGCctgtttattttgaatttgttcaGTTCTATTAATTGATCACTTGCGTTATTATTATTGCCTACGAAGAAGaataaatagaaaaatgaatgaaattgaagattttggatggataaaaaattaaatgtatttttaacatttagttttaataatgggtaatttattatattacgtattatttagtttattttagaaTTCATTGTTATAATCTCTATGGGTGTAGGTCATGTGAACTActctttttctataaaaaaatgttttgaaaaaatacTTTTCTCTTGTTGAActgaaatatttatttatgagAAGATTTATTTATGTAAAACATAAAAGTTAACGGAAaatattatatgaaaaaataataatccgaattttattttattttattttttgataattaggatGTGTTTGGGGGAGGAATCAAAACCACGATTTAACCGTTTGGTGTCTAACGCAATTGATAATTCGGATCTAAATTTATAAGacgtattttataaaaattcaatatatttttttaaacaaatttgaTTGCATTAGTTGTTATTGATTATACTGACTCGAAACAGAGATTTCAGAAATGCAATTGAAATATTTAACTAGCCACTCGGGCTAGCATTACTtgcatcaaaatataatattaagagtcaaaaattattattcttgaGTTAAGGGGCTAataaaaatactccctccgtctaaTTTAAGAAGGAACGTGGACTTTATGCACgtagattaagaaaataataattactcttgacttttcttatttttccctattaattattgtcttgtaATTTGTAGAGTATTAGCTTTAATTATATAAAGAGAAAATGAGGGTATAAAAGAGAATTTCTTATAAAATGACATAAAATCATGAATTGGCCTTTTTAAATGGGATAAAAAAATTGCAATATGTCACTtattaaacgggacggagggagtatctaACTTGTAACTTTAAGCTATGTTAAATGATTTTGTACATTACTATCTTCAATTAATTTACGTTTTAGGAAGGTCCACTAAATTAAGGCTTGACAAATGTGTATATATGTAAATGTAATACTAACATTAACAATTTGCAGGCAACATAGCCGTTGCTAAACCGCTATTACATGACAAATATTGTCTGCTTTTTTCtctttcaaattcaaattaatgGCGGACGAAAGCCATTCCAtaaatgtaattatttttagCTAATTTAGAATTTAATAAAGTCTTCTTCTATTTTATTCCAATacaaatcaagaacaaaaaaacTAGACGTTAGAGAACCTTTAACCCACATGGAACCCTAAAATTTCAAGATTTCAGATCCCatcatttcaaatttttcaatcaatttttcTTCGTAAAAAAAAACCCCAAAGATCCATCTTTAATTGTACCCTTTTGAGCCTTTGAGTTTAAAGATTCAAAATTTGCAAGTTAAAGTAAGAGTGACTGAGTCAGTGAGTGAGTGAGTGACTGAGTGAGTGAGTGAGCGAGTTACAGTTACTGAAGAATCTTTGAATATAGAGAATTAGTAAAATTGAACAGAAGGGTTTACACAGAAGTAAGTGAATTGAAAAGggtttttgtttttggtgtaAAGAACAATAATTGTACCCTATTGAGCCTTTGAGTTTAAAGATTCAAAATTTGCAAGTTAAAGAGTGAGCGAGTGAGCGAGTTACAGCGAGTGAAGAGGATTAATGGAAGAACCAACTTGTCTTATGAGATCATTTTCTCACCCATCTAGTGCTTCTCGTGAACCCAAAGAGGTCAGTTTTTCACTAATTTCTTGCTTTATATATTGAATGGTCTGTTTGGTTACTCAGAAAATCTTGGAACATGTGTAGTTGAAATGGAGAAATTAAGGATTCTAAGCAAATTTTGTGAATGTTTTTCGATTTATCAAATGGCTGGTTTTCTAATCCTTATCAAATATGTAGCACATAAATGGAAGCTCAATTGCAAATTGCTGAAATGAAAAACagcaaagaaaacaaaaattcgAGTTTTCAAAGTTTTCGAGTTTTCGATAACAGAAACAAAACTCCGAAACTGAGAGCCCGAGAAGTTTTCATGCAACATAGATCAACGACCTTTGTGTTTCTTTATAGTTTCCTTTAATTTCTTTAAGATTGTagtgataagaaacaaaacttGGGGATGTATGGATTATATTTATAGCATTGTTGAGCTTCTTTGATTATGTGTTTATATTGTTGTTGTCTGAATTTCATTAGCTAAGGTACCATGTAAACATGTTTAAAACAGGGTGATCATCCTCTTCGAGCTCTAACAGAATCGATATCGTTTGGGAGATTTATGTCGGAATCTTTAGCTTGGGAAAAGTGGTCAACTTTCTCTCACAATCGGTATTTAGAAGAAGTTGAGCAGTTTTCCAAGGCAGGTTCTGTTGCTCAGAAGAAAGCTTATTTTGAAGCTCATTATAAAAAGAGAGCTGCCATGAAAGCAGCAGCCGTGCTTGAGCAAGCAAATATTACGGTTAACGATGTCCCTCAAGTAGAAATCACCGCGAATAGTATTCTATGCGTAGAGACTCTAGAGAAAACTCTAAATGATTCCTGTATTGATTCAGTGCCATCGGAAACAACTAACTATCCTGTCATTGATGAACAACAAGAAAAGGTTATTCCTGAGCTAACTCGTTCTCTTGATGGAAACCTAGTTTATCCCGATAGTGAAGAGAACAATACACAACGCGCAACTGTAAGCACTGAAGAGGAAGTGCAAGAAAATGCCGAGGTGGAAAGACCTACTCAGGTTGAGAATTCAAGGGATCTTGATAATTCTGATGAGTATGACAAGATTGTGGCCTCAGCAGAAGAGAAAATGCCTCATAAGGTAGATTAGATTGTCTATCGCATGCCTTGTTCTTACATATTACATCATTCTGACTCTATTCTGTCACCATTTTGATCAGGAAtctgctaaaaaggagaatgcATCTTTACCGAATAATAACAGACAGTTGAATCCGTCGTCAAAATTGTCAAGTCAGGTTAGATCTTCCAAACAGCTAAAAGTCGGAACAAATGCTAATGCCAATAGTAAGAAGTCCCTGGGAGACTTGATTGACAGAAAGAGATCAGCTTCTAGATCTGTTCACATGTCACTAAATTTGGACCGTCCCTCTGGAGAATCCGGTAAAAGTTCTGCAAGAGTGTCAAAAGAGAGTTCATCTATACCAAAAAATCCAACAAGGGTATTCTGTTCTGCAGTGCTATTTATTTCGCTGTTGCTGTCGTATAACGCACAAATTCAATTCTGAGTTATTTTCTAGCACATTCTAActtctatttttaaattgtagGCGTCTGTTTTTGGGATATCAAAGCTTCTTCCTTCAATCAATCGGCCATCAGAAGATACACGGTTCACTGCCTCCCCATCACTCTAAATTTGTATTAGTTGGCTTGTTGTAAATGTTTCTTTCACTGACATCCAATATTTACTGTGACAGAACTAGGTCATTGCTCAATAAGTCAGTCTCTGCAGGAACAACAGCGGGCGGGATATTGCAGGTCCTCTCTGGGGAGTAAGTAACTTCATTTCCTAACTTAACTCTCATGATGGCTCATATCAGTGGAAACatgaaatattttgttaattgatcAAACAACAAGCACATACTCATTTGTGAATAGATTATTGGCAACTATATACTATGCTTAAAAGATATCGTGTTGATGTCGCACTTTTCATTTACCTTACAAAGAGTTATAAAAAGTTATTTTGATTATTAGGCTATACATCTCATCTCAAGAGCTTTTGGTGCATGTGCATTCTCATTTCTATTTTGAGCTCGAAAAACTATCAAATGTTACATAGAAGGACAATATCTCGTATGAtctaattatcaaaaactaAATTGGCAGTCGCACAAGATCTTCAACTTCAAGTGAAAGCAAAATCCGATCTCCAAGTATATCTTCTCCATTTAGCTTCAGGAGTGAAGAAAGAGCTGCAAAACGTAGAGAGGCAAgattgaaaacaatatttcatttcatttacTCCCTCTGTGTATTCAATGGCTTTGAATAGTCTGTTTTTATTCATTTTGACAGTTCTTTCAGAAGCTTGAAGAGAAAAACAATGTAAAGGAAGCAGAGAAAAAACACATGCAAATCAAATCTAAGGTCGAATTCCATAACCTTTTTCATAATGTTCACGCATTAGCAAACATTACCTTTGTGTTCATTATAATTTACATCCATAATGTATTGTAGATTCCATTAACACGACCTCGGTCACCAAAACTTGGAAGAAAGCCCTCTTCCATAACAGCAATGGAAACGAGCGTTCCACTTCCTCGGAGGCCTCCCATCAATCCTGAAAGCTCCAAGCGCATTGTATCCAAAGGCAATCTAAGCTTAACTCGTTCGGTTACTTCACTAccaaagaagaagaaagcaCATGAGAATGCCTCTCCGAATATCCAGCACTGACTGAACTCCGGTGGAGATGGTTTTTCTTGGAAGCATTCAGTTGGACATGGTGTCGAATTGATACAAAGTCCGTCATTGTGCAGATTCGCCTTTGTAAGTACACACTACGGAGAAGACAAATAAACATGAAACGGCAGTGGGATTCAAATTAGAGATGGGGGAGTTGGTGGTTTCTGTTGGAGGATTGCTTTCCACATCCAGCAAAATCCTTTAGTCCTTTAACCATATTATAGATAGCTACGAAGTCAATGTTTAGTAGTTATGGAGATATAGCAGAATGTATTAGGCATTTTTAAATGTCTGCTTGCAATTTTGAATCATTATTTGATGCCATCAGTATGTTCAGGATTACTTCTTTCCCAAGGCACATACTTATTCATTGATTCAAACTGAAttggaattttgtttttattttttaatcaaatttaacttctttttttaaaatcaaattcaattaaatttcaaaatcgaattggaattttgtttttatttcagtATGATGTTGGATGGAACCAAACGAAATTTAACCTGGAGTAGCTAGAAGGCAATTTACTTACAAAATTTCCGGGAAATTATAAGAGTTGTAACACTAAAGAAGGTAACGGCATGTTAGAGAAGCCCGACGAAGCAAAACTTATTATGCTTAATATTTGTCATCACCCCTATTATACATGTTTCAGCATCTGAGGCCATGGCTGAAGACCAAAACAATGTCTCAATCCATAGAATTCAAAGACAATTCTATAGATTGGTCATCCAAAATAAATAGGAAATGATGAATTTCCATGAAACTTCATGCTATGAACAATCCTTGCTCCATTAGAGAATACTCCGCTGGGTCATACGGAGTAGTCTCGTAGTCGAACCTTAAGGCGTCATACAGGCTTAACGGAACATCAGCAATGAGCCCGGGTTCATAATTCTCCGGAAACTCGACGTTTTGGAGTCCAACATTAGTAGTGTAGCAGTCATTTTCAACCCAGCAGGGCTGAAAGCTGTCATCCATCGTTGGCAAAGGTGACATTCCCCAATTTAAACCTTTTTGTACTGATTCTGAGCTCGATATGCCCTTCGGAAATCCTTGATTCTTTATGCTTGATGTGCTAGTAGATATAGGCTCGAAAGCTTGACGACTTGGTGTATAAGCTTTTGTCTGAATATGGCTGGTGTCAATTTCCCTCCTTGCTCTACTTTCATGATTGGCATTCCTCCTGCACTCGTCGTACACCGGCTTAACTATGTCAGTTATAGAAGAACAAGAAATAATGGCTTGCGCTGGCTGTGGGTATTTAGCTTGAATGTGCAGCGGTGGACCAGGCAATGGTAGCTGCCTGAACCCGTCGTCTAAATGAAGAGGCTTCGGTTCTTGTTTTATCTGTGGAATCTCACACCAAGGGTACTGTGTTGGGAAGTTTGAATCAACTGCTGTAAAGTTTACTTCAGATCTCGGAGATGTAAAAGCGGGACGAAATTCCATTTGCAAGCTCCTACGCTTACAAGGATCTGGAACGTCAACAGTTATAGCTCTTCTGTTTTCTGCAGTATTCTTCGAAGCAATTCCTTTTCTCTCAATTTCACGGCTTCTAGGCTCTGAATTATGGACAAATAAGTTACCGGTGGAATATCCATAGCTATCATTTGAAATGTCATTTTTCTGCAAGTTGATCGAGTTCTGAGTACTAAAACTAAAGGCGGAATCTCCTAAAGGTGAGTCTGAATGCTTTATCCCACCAACAGAAGTTTTCGTGTCATTATCTTTCTGCAATCTACTCAAATAGAGACGATATTTCTGCATAAATGAGAACTTTTCAGATTAGAAAATGTCAAAATACCTCTGAGAATTTGAATATAAACAAAATGGAAGGCTGTGAATGTCTTTCAATTATTCCCAAGGAATACCTGCAAGTGGCTTGCAACATTTTCTCTCGTCAACCATGGCACGTTCATCAGGTCAAGTATTTTCTTCGGGCCAACTTCTGCAAAACAGATATAACATGTCATGGATTCATAGAAGCACAATAAAGACGGGATATTTCATTGAAAATCATGTAAGTGGCAAACATATGTCAACGTAGTTCATATACTATATGCAGATCCACAACCTTCATGAAAATATCAAGTACTTTGACTTTTGAAATCAGAAACATAAACACTTACTATCAAACCCAATCAGATTTACAGCTTTGACAAATTTCTGATGAAGATCTACAGACCAAACAACTCTGGCTTTTTTAGTGGATGAATTTTCACCCTCTTTGTCATCATGCTTGTTTTCGAtgtcttttcttttcttgactGAAGTCAGATCGTCTCCATAAAATAAATGCCCATCTTCGGAGTGATCAAATCCGATTCTAGTCATTGGCATACTGTCCATTCCTTCAAGAATCTCAATGTCTCTCACCTCATGTATCTTCTTTCTGAGAACATGCTGCCATATATTTTTAAGCTCTTTCATTCTGATTGGCTTAAGAAGATAATCACATGCTCCATGCTCAACACCTTTCATTACTCGACTTGTTTCTCCGTCAACAGACATCACTGTGA containing:
- the LOC126655936 gene encoding protein WVD2-like 7 → MEEPTCLMRSFSHPSSASREPKEGDHPLRALTESISFGRFMSESLAWEKWSTFSHNRYLEEVEQFSKAGSVAQKKAYFEAHYKKRAAMKAAAVLEQANITVNDVPQVEITANSILCVETLEKTLNDSCIDSVPSETTNYPVIDEQQEKVIPELTRSLDGNLVYPDSEENNTQRATVSTEEEVQENAEVERPTQVENSRDLDNSDEYDKIVASAEEKMPHKESAKKENASLPNNNRQLNPSSKLSSQVRSSKQLKVGTNANANSKKSLGDLIDRKRSASRSVHMSLNLDRPSGESGKSSARVSKESSSIPKNPTRASVFGISKLLPSINRPSEDTRTRSLLNKSVSAGTTAGGILQVLSGDRTRSSTSSESKIRSPSISSPFSFRSEERAAKRREFFQKLEEKNNVKEAEKKHMQIKSKIPLTRPRSPKLGRKPSSITAMETSVPLPRRPPINPESSKRIVSKGNLSLTRSVTSLPKKKKAHENASPNIQH
- the LOC126655934 gene encoding two-component response regulator ARR11, whose translation is MIENGFSSPRSDNFPAGLRVLVVDDDPTWLKILEKMLKKCSYEVTTCGLARDALNLLRERKNGYDIVISDVNMPDMDGFKLLEHVGLEMDLPVIMMSVDGETSRVMKGVEHGACDYLLKPIRMKELKNIWQHVLRKKIHEVRDIEILEGMDSMPMTRIGFDHSEDGHLFYGDDLTSVKKRKDIENKHDDKEGENSSTKKARVVWSVDLHQKFVKAVNLIGFDKVGPKKILDLMNVPWLTRENVASHLQKYRLYLSRLQKDNDTKTSVGGIKHSDSPLGDSAFSFSTQNSINLQKNDISNDSYGYSTGNLFVHNSEPRSREIERKGIASKNTAENRRAITVDVPDPCKRRSLQMEFRPAFTSPRSEVNFTAVDSNFPTQYPWCEIPQIKQEPKPLHLDDGFRQLPLPGPPLHIQAKYPQPAQAIISCSSITDIVKPVYDECRRNANHESRARREIDTSHIQTKAYTPSRQAFEPISTSTSSIKNQGFPKGISSSESVQKGLNWGMSPLPTMDDSFQPCWVENDCYTTNVGLQNVEFPENYEPGLIADVPLSLYDALRFDYETTPYDPAEYSLMEQGLFIA